The genomic segment CGGCAACTCCAGCAGCGTCGGCGCGGCCGAAATCCTGGCCCACATGGGGCAGGACCCGCGCATCAACGTCATCGCCATCTATCTGGAAGGCCTGTCCGAGGGCCTCAAGCTGATGGAGGTGGGCCGCAAAGTCACGGCCCATAAGCCCGTGATCATCATCAAGGGCGGGTCCGGCGGCGGCCGCGAGGCGACCATGTCCCACACGGCCTCCCTGGCCGGCAGCCACGAGGCCTTCCGGGCCTGCTGCTCCCAGGCCGGATTTCATCTGATCGAGGAGCTGACCGAGGACCCGAAAATCATGGTCAACGTCCTGTCCATCCTGACCACCCAACCCCCGGCCAGGGGCAAGCGCACGGCAGTGGTCAGCGTGGGTGGCGGCGCGGCCGTGCTCCTGGCGGACCAGATCACGGCCGAGGGCATGGAACTGGCCCGCTTTGCCCCGGAAACCCGCACCCGATTGCAAGACCTGCTGCGCGAAAACGTCAAGGCCGCCAATCCGGACGACCTGGAGCAGATGCTCGTCAACATCGGCAACAATCCCATGGATCTCTTCGGCAACTGCGACGACAGGCGCCTCCTGCGCGCCCTGGAAATCATCGCCGACGACCCGAACACGGACGTCATCCTGGCCGCCATCTATCTTCAGGTGCCCTACCTGTCCGAGTATCTGGCCGAGCGGCTGGTGGATTTCCGACGGACCATCTCCAAACCCTTCATCGTCTCGCCACGCGGCCTGTGCACCCACGTCACCCGTTTCCGCGAGGCTCTCTACGCCAAACGATTCCACACCTACACCGTGCCCATGATCAAACCTCTGAGCATGGCCCTGGACATCTGGCGGCGCCACGACAAAAGCTTCATGAACGAACACGAACTGCGCGAGGAATAATCCGGGGCAAACCATCCCCCGACTGGACCAAGGCGTGAAGAATACTGCCAAATGCACGATGACATTGACCAAAACATCGTTTCCTGCTAGGGGGATGTCCGCCCATCAGCCACTGCAGCACCGGCTCTCGCGCGTCCCGTGCACCAAGTCCCGGCTTCCAGGCGAAGCCATCAACGGAACCTTCAACCCTACAAGGATGTCCGCATGAAGTACCGTCAGGATCCGGATCTGGAATTTCTCAAGGAATGCACAAGCGAAGATCTGAATATCCTCGTCGAGGTTCTTCTCCACAATAAAGACGGACAGCCCCGCAGCATTGTTCAGCTCCCCAACCACACCCTGTACAAGCAATTCGCGCCCAACCACGCCTCCTACTGGGAAGTGATCGCGGGCGAAATCCAGCGCTATGGCTCCAATCCCCTGGCGGCCCTGGCCAGAGCCGGACGAGGCAAACACTATTTCAAGATTCTGGGCGACGTCTGCGGCAGATTTTCCGTGTCCTACAACCCCGACGCCTCGGTGGAAGTCATCGAGCGGACCCTCTACGTGGCCCTTTTTTCCCGGGCCATCCCGCGCATTCCCACGGCCGAGCTGCAAGTCACGGCCGACGCGTTTGGCATCAAGCCGCCAGCCCTCAACGCCCAGGCCATAGTCC from the Deltaproteobacteria bacterium genome contains:
- a CDS encoding DUF3944 domain-containing protein, producing the protein MKYRQDPDLEFLKECTSEDLNILVEVLLHNKDGQPRSIVQLPNHTLYKQFAPNHASYWEVIAGEIQRYGSNPLAALARAGRGKHYFKILGDVCGRFSVSYNPDASVEVIERTLYVALFSRAIPRIPTAELQVTADAFGIKPPALNAQAIVQALHEAMQLDDMTSYLLSLVVAHGSAMSASNVGYKSIAPEKMHAVLDIFQKPLGIEFESVSPLSFTGSAHWIVIPVVVQLACLRAKKNAEKA